A window of Polaribacter litorisediminis contains these coding sequences:
- a CDS encoding nucleoside deaminase gives MILPFDDVYFMKKAYQEAALAFDKGEIPVGAVIVFKNQIIARAHNLTETLNDVTAHAEMQAFTAAADFLGGKYLKECVLYVTLEPCQMCAGASYWTQIDKIVFGASEPTRGFINLKTTLHPKTKVVAGVLENECSLLLKRFFFEKRNLN, from the coding sequence ATGATACTACCTTTTGACGATGTTTATTTTATGAAAAAAGCTTATCAAGAAGCAGCATTGGCTTTTGATAAGGGAGAAATCCCAGTAGGCGCTGTGATAGTCTTTAAGAATCAGATTATCGCAAGAGCACATAATTTAACGGAAACGTTGAATGATGTTACTGCCCATGCAGAAATGCAGGCTTTTACGGCGGCTGCAGATTTTTTGGGAGGTAAATATCTGAAAGAATGTGTTTTATATGTAACTTTAGAACCTTGTCAAATGTGTGCAGGCGCAAGTTATTGGACACAAATTGATAAAATTGTTTTTGGAGCTTCTGAACCTACGAGAGGTTTTATCAACTTAAAAACAACCTTACATCCTAAAACAAAAGTTGTTGCAGGAGTTTTAGAAAATGAATGTTCACTACTTTTAAAAAGATTTTTTTTTGAAAAAAGGAATCTGAATTGA
- the dxs gene encoding 1-deoxy-D-xylulose-5-phosphate synthase: protein MKNLLNHISNPSDLRKLNPNQLPHLAEELRAFIIDVVATKEGHLGASLGVVELTIALHYLFDTPNDLLVWDVGHQAYGHKILTGRKEIFHTNRQLGGISGFPSRKESKFDAFGVGHSSTSISAALGMAIASNLKGETNKHHIAVIGDASIASGMAFEALNHAGVSKANLLIILNDNAIGIDPSVGALKEYLTKVKTDRKLATQNNIIKALNFDYYGPIDGHDLPKLITELERLKSVKGPKFLHIITTKGKGLKKAEEDQITYHAPGKFDKITGEREKKEKSLFTKYQDVFGKTILELAQKNDKIIGITPAMLTGSSLKLMFQEFPERTFDVGIAEQHAVTLAAGMATQGFIPFCNIYSTFLQRAYDQVIHDVALQKLPVIFCLDRAGLVGEDGPTHHGAFDIAFLRCIPNLIIFAPRNEIELRNILYTAQLGLENPIAIRYPRGLGKIKEWQQPFTKIKIGKGICLKEGTKIAVLSFGTIADTVSEAIGSSEKKDTIAHYDLRFVKPLDEKLLHTIFKKHKTIITIEDGVVKGGFGSAILEFGSNHNYKNDIKVLGIPDAFIEHGNTSELLTKIGLDAASLKVLVDNIN, encoded by the coding sequence ATGAAAAACTTATTAAATCATATTTCAAACCCGTCTGATTTAAGAAAATTAAATCCTAATCAATTACCCCATTTAGCGGAAGAATTAAGGGCGTTTATTATTGATGTTGTGGCCACAAAAGAAGGTCATTTAGGAGCGAGTTTAGGTGTTGTGGAATTAACCATTGCGCTTCATTATTTATTTGACACTCCAAATGATTTATTAGTTTGGGATGTTGGACATCAGGCATACGGACATAAAATTTTAACGGGTAGAAAAGAAATTTTTCATACGAATAGGCAGCTAGGCGGAATTTCAGGATTTCCATCAAGAAAAGAAAGTAAATTCGATGCTTTTGGTGTTGGGCACTCCTCTACTTCTATTTCTGCAGCTTTGGGGATGGCTATTGCCTCAAATTTAAAAGGGGAAACTAACAAACATCATATTGCCGTTATTGGTGATGCCTCGATTGCCAGCGGAATGGCTTTTGAAGCGCTGAATCATGCAGGTGTTTCAAAGGCTAATTTATTAATTATTTTAAATGATAATGCCATTGGTATTGACCCCTCTGTAGGTGCTTTAAAAGAATATCTAACAAAAGTAAAAACCGACAGGAAATTAGCCACTCAAAATAATATTATAAAGGCTTTAAATTTTGATTATTATGGTCCCATTGACGGACATGATTTACCAAAACTAATCACCGAATTAGAACGATTAAAATCTGTAAAAGGTCCTAAATTTTTGCATATTATAACTACGAAAGGTAAAGGTTTAAAAAAAGCAGAAGAAGATCAAATAACGTATCACGCTCCAGGAAAATTTGATAAAATTACAGGTGAAAGAGAAAAAAAAGAAAAAAGTTTATTTACTAAATATCAAGATGTTTTTGGAAAAACTATCTTAGAACTTGCGCAAAAAAATGATAAAATTATAGGAATAACACCTGCAATGTTAACGGGTAGTTCTCTTAAATTGATGTTTCAAGAATTTCCTGAAAGAACTTTTGATGTAGGTATTGCAGAACAACATGCCGTTACTTTGGCGGCCGGCATGGCAACACAAGGTTTCATTCCGTTTTGTAATATTTATTCCACATTTTTACAGCGTGCCTATGACCAGGTCATCCATGATGTTGCTTTGCAAAAATTACCCGTTATTTTTTGTTTAGATAGAGCAGGTTTAGTCGGTGAAGATGGCCCAACGCATCATGGTGCTTTTGATATTGCTTTTTTAAGATGTATCCCTAATTTAATTATTTTTGCACCCAGAAACGAAATTGAGCTGCGTAATATTTTATACACGGCACAACTAGGATTAGAAAATCCGATTGCCATAAGATATCCTAGAGGTTTGGGTAAAATAAAAGAATGGCAGCAGCCTTTTACAAAGATAAAAATCGGAAAAGGCATCTGTCTAAAAGAAGGAACTAAAATAGCTGTTTTATCTTTTGGAACGATTGCAGATACCGTCTCTGAAGCGATTGGATCCTCAGAAAAAAAAGATACAATTGCTCATTATGATTTGCGATTTGTAAAACCTTTAGATGAAAAATTATTACATACTATTTTTAAAAAACATAAAACTATAATTACTATTGAAGATGGTGTTGTTAAAGGTGGTTTTGGAAGTGCTATTCTTGAGTTTGGTTCTAATCATAACTATAAAAATGACATAAAAGTATTAGGAATACCTGATGCATTTATTGAACATGGTAACACCTCTGAACTTCTAACCAAAATTGGATTAGATGCTGCATCTTTAAAAGTACTTGTTGATAATATAAACTAA
- a CDS encoding T9SS-dependent M36 family metallopeptidase: MKKQLVYFTFNILKRNNIKSLLLSSVFFLSFIGFGQHNKIIKTYLSNNLEKFNLTPADATEWKITNEVYSKQTNVTHVYIQQTFKGIPVYNAVSNFTLKDNKVIFARNSFVKNLASKINTVSPVLQPKTAITQVASALHLGTPIGLELIEEKGNSAYVFSKSGISQEKIPVELVYQPLKDGSVKLSWLLNIYQLDGIHWWNVRIDAIKGVILDKNDWGVSCNFDIATGTHYHESKLVKQPIQSPVIAIKKNVNFYEGAQYNVFGLPVESPNHGSRSLISASHNTLASPFGWHDTDGVIGPEHTITRGNNVYAQLDDDNDNDTQGYAPDGGNELVFNYLLDMNNKPADSYKDVSITNLFYLNNVMHDIWYQYGFDEVSGNFQSNNYGREAPLTFPPTDGDEVIADAQDAGGKNNANFATPPDGFTPRMQMYLWDDAIMDITTGTLAGKYPITDSNFTIDGTSDTARSGAPLNENPVTADLVLMNDDTPTPINGCSESGAPIADLEGKIVVISRGECSFVSKIKLAQDNGAVGVIVVNNTGGTIRMGGATENITIPAVSITQELGNFIISALSNSETINVFLAAIDLDGSFDNGIIAHEYGHGISNRLIGGGANANCMNNQEQLGEGWSDYFGMAITMNPDDTETRVRGVGTFASGQAITGNGIRRYPYTTDMAVNPFTFKEVKDQALPDGEVSVHGVGSIWATMLWDLHWKMINIYGFDPDMYNGTGGNNKTMALVIEGLKLTPCSSGFIGARDAILAADELLYNGANQCAIWEVFARRGLGYSADSGDTDSFTDQTIAFDMPPENVLSTFSCNNALSVEGDVLELFKIYPNPASTSINISLTNEVKNATTAIYDINGRQVYAQKSDLKGTVTINTENLSTGIYILKINNEVINYSQKIIIN; encoded by the coding sequence ATGAAAAAACAATTAGTATACTTTACTTTTAATATTCTTAAAAGAAATAACATCAAGAGTCTTTTATTGTCTTCTGTATTCTTTTTATCCTTCATAGGTTTCGGACAGCATAATAAGATTATAAAAACATACCTTTCTAATAATTTGGAAAAGTTTAACTTGACCCCAGCCGATGCAACAGAATGGAAGATAACGAATGAAGTGTATTCTAAACAAACGAATGTCACACATGTATACATACAACAGACATTTAAAGGAATTCCGGTGTATAATGCAGTTTCTAATTTTACATTAAAAGATAATAAAGTTATTTTTGCAAGAAACTCTTTTGTAAAAAATCTTGCTTCAAAAATTAATACAGTATCGCCAGTATTACAGCCTAAAACAGCAATTACTCAAGTAGCTAGCGCATTGCATCTCGGAACACCAATAGGTTTAGAATTAATAGAAGAAAAAGGAAATAGTGCCTATGTTTTCTCAAAAAGTGGTATTTCCCAAGAAAAAATTCCTGTAGAATTAGTGTATCAACCATTAAAAGATGGGTCAGTAAAATTATCTTGGTTGTTAAATATCTATCAATTAGATGGTATTCATTGGTGGAATGTAAGAATTGATGCGATTAAAGGTGTTATTTTAGATAAAAATGATTGGGGTGTAAGTTGTAATTTTGATATCGCCACGGGGACACATTATCACGAATCAAAACTAGTTAAGCAACCAATTCAAAGCCCAGTCATAGCTATAAAAAAAAACGTAAATTTTTATGAAGGAGCACAATATAACGTTTTTGGCCTTCCAGTAGAAAGTCCAAACCATGGGTCTAGAAGCCTTATTTCGGCATCTCACAATACATTGGCGTCTCCTTTTGGCTGGCATGATACAGATGGAGTTATAGGGCCTGAGCATACGATAACAAGAGGTAATAATGTATATGCGCAATTAGACGATGATAATGATAATGATACCCAAGGGTATGCCCCAGATGGAGGGAATGAATTAGTTTTTAATTATTTATTAGACATGAATAATAAACCAGCAGATTCATACAAGGATGTTTCTATAACTAATTTATTTTATCTGAATAATGTAATGCATGATATCTGGTATCAATACGGATTTGATGAAGTTTCTGGTAATTTTCAATCAAATAATTACGGCAGAGAAGCTCCACTAACCTTTCCCCCAACGGATGGAGATGAGGTTATAGCGGACGCTCAAGACGCTGGAGGTAAAAATAATGCAAACTTTGCAACACCCCCAGATGGTTTTACACCAAGAATGCAAATGTATCTTTGGGATGATGCTATAATGGATATCACTACAGGTACATTAGCTGGAAAATATCCGATTACGGACAGTAATTTTACTATTGATGGAACGTCAGATACCGCTAGGTCAGGAGCTCCTTTAAATGAAAACCCAGTTACTGCTGATTTGGTATTAATGAACGATGACACGCCTACACCAATAAATGGTTGTTCAGAGAGTGGTGCTCCAATAGCTGATTTAGAAGGTAAAATTGTGGTTATTAGCAGAGGAGAGTGTTCTTTTGTAAGTAAAATAAAATTAGCACAAGATAACGGTGCAGTAGGAGTTATTGTTGTAAATAATACTGGAGGTACTATAAGGATGGGTGGTGCAACTGAAAACATTACTATTCCTGCAGTTTCTATTACACAAGAATTAGGTAATTTTATAATTTCGGCATTATCAAATTCTGAAACTATTAATGTGTTTTTAGCGGCTATTGATTTAGACGGCAGTTTTGATAATGGCATTATAGCTCACGAATACGGTCATGGAATCTCTAATAGACTAATAGGTGGAGGTGCAAATGCTAATTGTATGAATAATCAAGAACAACTAGGAGAAGGCTGGTCTGATTATTTCGGAATGGCAATTACTATGAATCCTGATGATACAGAAACAAGAGTTAGAGGAGTTGGTACGTTTGCATCAGGACAAGCAATAACAGGCAATGGAATAAGAAGATACCCATATACAACCGATATGGCAGTGAATCCTTTTACCTTTAAAGAGGTTAAAGATCAAGCATTACCAGATGGAGAAGTTTCTGTGCATGGTGTAGGTTCTATTTGGGCAACTATGCTGTGGGATTTGCATTGGAAAATGATTAATATTTATGGTTTTGATCCAGATATGTATAACGGAACTGGAGGTAACAATAAAACCATGGCTTTAGTTATAGAAGGTTTAAAGCTTACCCCTTGTAGTTCTGGATTTATTGGAGCAAGAGATGCTATTTTGGCAGCAGATGAGCTCCTCTATAATGGTGCCAACCAATGTGCTATTTGGGAAGTATTTGCGAGAAGAGGATTAGGGTACAGCGCAGACTCTGGAGATACCGACTCTTTTACAGATCAAACAATTGCTTTTGATATGCCACCAGAAAATGTTTTATCAACCTTTAGTTGCAATAATGCACTAAGTGTGGAGGGCGATGTTTTAGAATTATTTAAAATATACCCTAACCCAGCAAGTACATCGATTAATATTTCTTTAACGAATGAGGTTAAGAACGCAACCACTGCTATATATGATATTAATGGAAGACAAGTTTATGCTCAAAAATCCGATTTAAAAGGAACTGTAACCATAAACACTGAAAATTTAAGTACTGGAATTTATATATTAAAAATAAATAATGAAGTCATAAATTACAGTCAAAAAATAATAATAAATTAG
- a CDS encoding deoxyguanosinetriphosphate triphosphohydrolase, which yields MNWEQLLSLKRFGDTEKRPRIAQDETRLGFDVDFDRIIFSTAFRSLQDKTQVIPLSETDFVHTRLTHSLEVSVVGRTLGRRVGKVLLERHPDLVALGYTFNDFGAIVATASVAHDIGNPPFGHSGEKAIGEYFKSGNGAKYKDQLSDKEYQDLIEFEGNANGFKILTENREGIFGGLRLSYATLGAFLKYPKESLPQKPTNHVADKKYGFFQSEKEAFLDVVQELGMKPKSIENNSFYRHPLAYLVEAADDICYTIIDFEDGINLGLIDEDYALEYMSKLIYRINREKYYALKHTKDRTAYLRAIAINSLIDEAVKIFLANEKSILEGAFDRSLLEKCAYEAQINDIIKISIDKIYKSKEVIEKEVAGYKIIADLLDVFIKAINHKFEGIESNFDTLILNLLPQEYQVETNSLYNRVMQVSTYVARMSDSYAIRMHKKLTGNLV from the coding sequence ATGAACTGGGAACAACTGCTCTCTTTAAAACGTTTTGGCGATACCGAAAAACGACCAAGAATAGCACAAGATGAAACACGTTTGGGCTTTGACGTAGATTTTGATCGGATTATATTTTCAACAGCCTTTAGAAGTTTGCAAGATAAAACACAAGTAATTCCGCTTTCAGAAACTGATTTTGTTCATACACGTTTAACACACAGTTTAGAAGTCTCTGTGGTCGGTAGAACTTTGGGTAGAAGAGTTGGTAAAGTATTGTTAGAACGTCATCCTGATTTAGTAGCATTGGGATATACTTTTAACGATTTTGGAGCCATTGTTGCAACCGCATCGGTAGCACATGACATTGGAAACCCGCCTTTTGGGCATTCTGGAGAAAAGGCTATTGGCGAGTATTTTAAATCTGGAAATGGAGCAAAATACAAAGACCAATTATCAGATAAAGAATATCAAGATTTAATTGAATTTGAAGGAAATGCAAACGGATTCAAAATTTTAACAGAAAATAGAGAAGGTATTTTTGGCGGTTTGCGCTTAAGTTATGCCACGCTGGGGGCGTTTTTAAAGTATCCGAAAGAAAGCTTACCCCAAAAACCCACCAACCATGTTGCAGATAAAAAATATGGATTTTTTCAATCAGAAAAAGAAGCCTTTTTAGATGTTGTTCAAGAATTAGGAATGAAACCTAAATCTATAGAAAACAATTCTTTTTACAGGCATCCATTGGCTTATTTGGTAGAAGCTGCGGATGATATTTGCTACACGATCATCGATTTTGAAGATGGCATTAATCTAGGTTTAATTGATGAGGATTATGCTTTGGAGTATATGTCTAAATTAATTTATCGTATCAACAGAGAGAAATATTACGCCTTAAAACATACCAAAGACAGAACTGCCTATTTGAGGGCAATTGCAATCAACTCGTTAATTGACGAAGCCGTTAAAATTTTTCTTGCGAATGAAAAATCAATTTTAGAAGGTGCTTTTGATAGATCTTTGTTAGAGAAATGTGCCTATGAAGCACAAATAAACGACATTATCAAAATAAGTATTGATAAAATTTATAAAAGTAAGGAGGTTATAGAAAAAGAAGTAGCGGGTTATAAAATAATAGCAGATTTATTAGATGTTTTTATAAAAGCAATCAATCATAAATTTGAAGGTATTGAATCTAATTTTGATACGCTAATCCTTAATTTACTACCTCAAGAATATCAGGTAGAAACCAATAGTTTGTATAATCGCGTCATGCAAGTTTCTACGTATGTGGCAAGAATGTCTGATAGTTACGCGATAAGAATGCACAAAAAATTAACAGGAAATTTAGTCTAA